From Brassica oleracea var. oleracea cultivar TO1000 chromosome C3, BOL, whole genome shotgun sequence, a single genomic window includes:
- the LOC106332139 gene encoding U-box domain-containing protein 29-like → MGRDETERYITVPSLFRCPISLDVMRSPVSLCTGVTYDRASIQRWLDGGNNTCPATMQILRTKDFVPNLTLQRLIKAWSDFVGRRADGSPLRGIPTVEEVNESLRRLSLEKDDEIRLENLSRIVRFAKDSDANREFLWKRKDFAPMLVGIIAAVDGGTRATAKIKLGLLAIMILDTIIKGGKERDRERLSKLMLTDGGGCLAALLLAIRRGNLKTKIESVRVLEMISFDAKSKEIISECDGIVPELIKSISSDTDPSLMEASLSFLITISTSKRVRSKLIAEKAITKIKDILLMETTSVAVTEKSLKLLETLSSKREGRSEICGGDGGRCVEGVVRKLLKVSAAATEHAVTILWCLCYVFREDKKAEETVVRCNGLTKLLVVIQSSCSPVVRQMAKDLIKVLKVNTSASVLSAYETNTTHITPF, encoded by the coding sequence ATGGGGAGAGATGAAACAGAGAGGTACATTACGGTGCCTAGCTTGTTCCGGTGTCCTATATCTCTCGACGTGATGAGATCTCCCGTTAGTCTCTGCACCGGCGTTACCTACGACCGTGCAAGTATCCAGAGGTGGCTTGACGGTGGCAACAACACTTGTCCCGCCACTATGCAGATTCTCCGGACAAAAGATTTCGTCCCTAACCTCACTCTTCAACGGCTTATCAAAGCCTGGTCTGATTTCGTCGGCCGTCGTGCCGATGGCTCTCCGCTTCGAGGGATTCCGACGGTGGAGGAAGTGAATGAGTCGTTGAGGAGACTGTCCCTCGAGAAGGACGACGAGATACGTCTCGAGAATCTCTCCAGAATCGTTCGGTTCGCGAAAGACTCGGACGCTAACAGAGAGTTTCTCTGGAAGAGAAAGGATTTCGCGCCAATGCTGGTCGGCATCATCGCCGCCGTGGACGGCGGCACACGCGCGACGGCGAAAATCAAGCTAGGCCTTCTGGCGATTATGATTCTGGATACTATAATCAAGGGAGGGAAGGAGAGAGATCGTGAACGATTATCGAAGCTGATGTTAACGGACGGTGGCGGTTGCTTGGCGGCGCTTCTCCTCGCGATTCGGCGCGGGAATCTGAAGACGAAGATCGAGTCCGTTAGGGTCTTGGAGATGATCTCGTTTGACGCGAAGTCAAAAGAGATCATCTCAGAGTGTGACGGGATCGTGCCGGAGCTGATCAAATCAATCAGCTCCGACACGGATCCTTCATTGATGGAAGCGAGTTTGTCATTCTTAATCACAATCTCCACCTCGAAACGAGTGAGATCGAAGTTAATAGCTGAGAAAGCGATCACGAAGATCAAAGACATTCTCCTCATGGAGACAACGAGCGTCGCCGTGACCGAGAAGTCGCTGAAACTGTTGGAGACACTGTCGTCAAAGCGGGAAGGTAGGTCGGAGATTTGCGGCGGAGACGGAGGGAGGTGCGTGGAAGGAGTGGTGAGGAAGCTGTTGAAAGTCTCGGCGGCGGCGACGGAGCACGCGGTGACGATTCTGTGGTGTTTGTGCTACGTGTTCAGGGAAGATAAGAAGGCGGAGGAGACGGTGGTGAGATGTAACGGCCTGACGAAGCTTTTAGTGGTGATTCAGAGCAGCTGCTCGCCGGTGGTGAGACAGATGGCGAAAGATCTGATAAAGGTTTTGAAGGTGAATACATCTGCTTCTGTTTTGTCTGCTTACGAGACGAACACCACTCATATTACGCCGTTTTGA
- the LOC106329297 gene encoding protein S-acyltransferase 11 — translation MEESSQGSFVTTINEEYETICWGCGLNLVLPSYAPVFKCGWCGAITNQNPVRLETRNFGLRRFRDRCFVVILAVFMLFVICGGIWAAFPVVFSISLACGIFHSVTAVSLAISTLSTFILVAFKCAGKPIDIVYGTHPGVGSGALNNYTFCHHCSKPKSPRTHHCRTCGMCVLDMDHHCPFIGNCVGAGNHKNFIAFLISAVISTIYAAVMCVYTLIHILPPLENQAAYASDMAHANSLSVLRVVKNITLAYIANAIFVSVRGLVLVYLFVASFSVAIGLSVLLWQQLSYIYEGKTYLSHLSSQGSEEDGEKSCGNLLKFFGCPLLIERYLPTIRNLRKRHKT, via the exons ATGGAAGAGTCTTCCCAG GGGAGTTTTGTTACGACCATAAACGAAGAGTATGAAACAATTTGCTGGGGCTGTGGTCTAAACCTTGTTCTTCCGTCCTACGCACCTGTTTTCAAGTGTGGCTGGTGTGGAGCAATCACCAATCAGAATCCAGTCAGACTTGAAACCAGAAACTTTGGGCTGAGGCGGTTCCGTGACCGCTGTTTTGTCGTTATTCTTGCTGTCTTTATGCTCTTTGTCATAT GTGGTGGGATTTGGGCAGCGTTTCCGGTCGTGTTTTCGATCAGCTTGGCTTGTGGGATTTTCCATTCCGTTACAGCAGTGTCTCTGGCGATATCAACACTATCAACATTCATCCTTGTTGCTTTTAAGTGCGCCGGGAAACCGATAGATATTGTTTATGGAACCCACCCTGGAGTAGGGAGCGGCGCACTCAACAACTATACCTTTTGTCACCACTGCTCCAAACCAAAGTCACCTAGAACCCATCACTGTCGCACCTGTGGCATGTGTGTCCTCGACATGGATCATCACTGCCCCTTT ATTGGTAACTGTGTTGGTGCGGGCAATCACAAAAACTTCATCGCCTTCCTTATCTCAGCGGTCATAAGCACAATCTACGCTGCGGTTATGTGTGTATACACCTTGATTCATATCCTGCCACCCCTGGAAAACCAAGCAGCGTATGCATCCGACATGGCGCATGCTAATAGTTTATCGGTTCTGAGAGTGGTGAAGAACATCACGCTTGCTTACATAGCCAACGCTATCTTCGTCTCTGTACGAGGCCTTGTTCTAGTATACCTCTTTGTGGCGAGTTTTTCAGTGGCGATTGGGCTGAGTGTTTTGCTGTGGCAGCAGCTTAGCTATATCTATGAAGGCAAGACTTACTTGAGCCATTTGAGTTCTCAGGGAAGTGAGGAAGATGGTGAGAAGAGCTGCGGGAATCTTTTGAAGTTTTTTGGATGTCCGCTTTTGATTGAAAGGTACTTGCCGACTATAAGGAACTTGAGGAAGAGGCATAAGACATGA
- the LOC106327982 gene encoding uridylate kinase-like — protein sequence MAIPLPLTSYSPISTSSSISRTSFVPLTPRHRNLFSDQNISRHLPISCSLPSSPSNGSTPDSMNGSGLNGQSSFPGMPSFDGASNPPLKWRRVLLKVSGEALAGDEQQNIDPKVTMSIAREVAAVTRLGIEVAIVVGGGNIFRGSTWAGCSGLDRSSADYIGMMATVMNAIFLQATMESIGIPTRVQTAFRMSEVAEPYIRRRAIRHLEKGRVVIFAAGTGNPFFTTDTAAALRCAEINAEVVLKATNVDGVFDDDPKRNPNARLHESLTYQEVTSKDLSVMDMTAITLCQENNIPVVVFNLSEPGNIAKAIRGERVGTLIGGTWNSIVAAT from the exons ATGGCGATTCCCTTGCCTCTCACTTCTTACTCGCCAATCTCAACTTCTTCTTCTATTTCCCGAACCTCTTTCGTCCCTCTCACGCCTCGCCATCGTAACCTCTTCTCCGATCAGAATATCAGTAGGCATCTACCTATCAGCTGCTCTTTGCCTTCGTCCCCGAGCAATGGTTCAACTCCAGACTCTATGAATGGGAG TGGGTTAAACGGCCAGTCATCGTTTCCTGGAATGCCTTCGTTCGATGGAGCATCTAACCCACCGCTTAAATGGAGAAGGGTTTTGCTTAAAGTCAGTGGTGAAGCTCTTGCTGGAGACGAGCAACAGAATATTGACCCAAAG GTTACTATGTCCATTGCGAGAGAAGTTGCAGCAGTGACTCGGCTTGGCATTGAG GTTGCGATTGTAGTTGGAGGAGGAAACATCTTTCGTGGATCCACCTGGGCTGGGTGCAGTGGCCTTGATCGCTCCTCTGCTGATTACATCGG GATGATGGCAACTGTGATGAATGCAATATTTCTTCAAGCGACAATGGAGAGCATCGGCATCCCAACACGTGTTCAAACCGCTTTCCGAATGTCGGAAGTTGCAGAGCCTTACATTAGAAGACGAGCAATTAGACATTTAGAGAAAGGCAGGGTTGTGATATTCGCAGCCGGAACAGGCAATCCGTTCTTCACAACTGATACTGCAGCAGCTCTTCGTTGTGCTGAAA TTAACGCAGAAGTAGTGCTGAAGGCTACGAACGTTGATGGAGTCTTTGACGATGATCCTAAACGAAACCCAAACGCTCGCCTCCACGAATCACTAACATACCAAGAAGTAACCTCAAAGGATCTCTCTGTGATGGATATGACTGCTATCACTTTATGCCAAGAAAACAACATCCCAG TTGTGGTTTTCAATCTATCTGAACCTGGAAACATTGCGAAAGCAATCAGAGGAGAGAGAGTTGGCACATTGATTGGAGGAACTTGGAACTCTATTGTTGCTGCCACATGA
- the LOC106330294 gene encoding agamous-like MADS-box protein AGL93, giving the protein MASYSSSSSSLFKKPSSSEAKRLTKRQENVFKKANELSILCGVEVCVIYYGSNGELKTWPEDREKVKDMARRYSELSEAKREVKQYDLDLFLESIKKDNDSKNKKKKKKRAKLGSSYKYPDWHPRFDKYSVEQLEVLIQSLERSQTMMQHRLRAVVESQRQRNMHYTNMAGQEQIMVPERSNQASMNLFNHGNSTLPQSQASISASNQAYSLAPLPNSLTIHQDPNMEMYSRLLASQGAGMNEVFNTSMLPYNGFNTNCLNGFSNQFYQNCFEVEDPYGVQGAGINNNMKVEDYSGLLWTQGTGMNGLQNGYNSNNNNTNGYPHQLVQTPPVYQYMDRSTQSVRPLYEI; this is encoded by the coding sequence ATGGCTTCTTATTCTTCTTCTTCGTCTTCTCTCTTCAAGAAACCTTCTTCTTCGGAAGCTAAACGCTTAACTAAAAGACAAGAGAATGTCTTCAAGAAAGCTAACGAGCTTTCAATCCTCTGTGGCGTCGAAGTCTGCGTCATCTACTACGGATCAAACGGAGAGCTCAAAACATGGCCTGAGGACAGAGAGAAGGTCAAAGACATGGCTCGAAGGTACAGTGAACTAAGCGAAGCGAAGCGTGAAGTAAAACAATATGATCTTGACCTGTTTCTTGAGAGTATCAAGAAGGATAATGATTCCAAGAATAAGAAAAAGAAGAAGAAGAGAGCGAAGCTTGGATCCAGTTACAAGTATCCAGACTGGCATCCGAGGTTTGATAAGTACTCTGTAGAGCAACTCGAGGTGCTGATTCAGTCTTTGGAGCGTAGTCAAACCATGATGCAACATAGGCTTCGAGCTGTTGTTGAATCTCAAAGACAGAGGAATATGCATTACACGAACATGGCTGGTCAAGAACAGATCATGGTTCCAGAACGTTCAAACCAAGCTTCCATGAATCTGTTTAACCATGGAAACAGTACTTTACCGCAAAGCCAAGCCTCGATATCAGCTTCTAACCAAGCGTATTCTCTGGCTCCGTTACCAAACTCACTGACTATACACCAGGATCCGAATATGGAGATGTATTCTAGGTTACTTGCGTCACAAGGAGCTGGGATGAATGAGGTTTTTAACACGAGCATGTTACCCTACAACGGCTTCAACACCAACTGTCTTAATGGTTTCTCTAACCAGTTTTATCAGAATTGTTTCGAAGTGGAAGATCCCTATGGGGTTCAAGGAGCTGGGATCAACAACAACATGAAAGTGGAAGATTATTCTGGGTTACTTTGGACGCAAGGAACTGGGATGAACGGGTTGCAGAACGGCTACAACAGCAACAACAATAACACCAATGGTTATCCGCATCAGCTTGTTCAAACACCACCGGTTTATCAATACATGGATCGGTCAACACAGAGTGTCAGACCTCTCTATGAGATTTGA
- the LOC106330295 gene encoding protein MKS1-like: protein MDPSEHFAGGNPFDQQTPKRQLQICGPRPSPLSVNKDSHKIKKPPRHPAPPPQHHRDQAPLYPPREPVVIYAVSPKVVHTTTSDFMNVVQRLTGISSEVFLESRNDGDVSPAARLAATENASPRGGKEPVESSTAMEEAAEFGCYVPGILSPSPAMLPTVPAGIFSPMFHLGGLFSPALPPGLFSPAGLMSPGYASLASPNFADFFSHIWDP from the coding sequence ATGGATCCGTCGGAGCACTTCGCCGGCGGTAATCCTTTCGATCAACAGACTCCAAAACGTCAGCTTCAGATCTGTGGCCCTCGTCCTTCACCTCTAAGCGTCAACAAAGACTCTCACAAGATCAAGAAACCTCCCAGGCACCCTGCTCCACCTCCTCAGCATCACCGCGACCAAGCTCCGCTCTACCCTCCTCGAGAGCCGGTGGTTATCTACGCCGTCTCGCCGAAAGTCGTGCACACCACAACCTCCGATTTCATGAACGTCGTCCAGCGTCTCACCGGGATCTCCTCCGAGGTCTTCCTCGAATCAAGAAACGACGGAGATGTATCACCGGCGGCGAGACTCGCCGCGACGGAGAATGCTAGCCCGAGAGGAGGAAAGGAACCGGTGGAAAGCTCGACGGCTATGGAAGAAGCAGCTGAGTTCGGTTGTTATGTGCCGGGAATACTCTCGCCGTCTCCGGCTATGTTACCGACCGTTCCCGCCGGAATTTTCTCTCCGATGTTTCACCTAGGTGGGTTGTTTTCGCCGGCGTTGCCGCCGGGATTATTTTCGCCGGCAGGATTAATGAGCCCTGGTTATGCTAGTTTGGCGTCACCAAATTTTGCTGATTTCTTCAGTCACATTTGGGATCCTTAG